The Thermobispora bispora DSM 43833 genome window below encodes:
- the prfB gene encoding peptide chain release factor 2: protein MAVIDPAEQINELTGTLRGIQDVLDIDGLRKQIAELEEQAAAPDLWNDPEKAQRVTSRLSHLQGEVNRIEELARRLEDLPVLFELAAEEGDQEALAEAERELAKLKSDIGALEVRTLLSGEYDEREALITINAQAGGVDAADWAQMLLRMYLRWAERKGYPTEIYDTSYAEEAGIKSVTFTVKAPYAYGTLKGEHGTHRLVRISPFDNQARRQTSFAGVDVMPVVEQTDDIEINEDEIRIDVYRSSGPGGQGVNTTDSAVRITHLPTGIVVSCQNERSQLQNRATAMAVLKAKLLERKRQEEAQAMAELRGETTTSWGTQIRNYVLHPYQIVKDLRTGVESGNPTAVLDGDLDQFIEAEIRWLRRQEASKEEKQENKG, encoded by the coding sequence GTGGCAGTCATCGATCCGGCCGAACAGATCAACGAGCTTACCGGCACTCTGAGGGGCATCCAGGACGTCCTCGACATCGACGGCCTGCGTAAGCAGATCGCCGAGTTGGAGGAGCAGGCTGCCGCGCCCGATCTGTGGAACGACCCGGAGAAGGCTCAGCGGGTCACGAGCCGACTTTCCCACCTGCAGGGTGAGGTCAACCGCATCGAGGAGCTGGCGCGCCGCCTGGAGGACCTCCCCGTGCTCTTCGAGCTCGCGGCCGAGGAGGGGGACCAGGAGGCGCTCGCCGAGGCCGAGCGGGAGCTGGCCAAGCTCAAGTCCGACATCGGGGCGCTCGAGGTGCGGACGCTCCTGTCGGGCGAGTACGACGAGCGCGAGGCCCTCATCACGATCAACGCCCAGGCCGGCGGGGTCGACGCGGCCGACTGGGCGCAGATGCTGCTCCGCATGTACCTCAGGTGGGCGGAGCGGAAGGGCTACCCGACGGAGATCTACGACACCTCGTACGCCGAGGAGGCCGGGATCAAGTCGGTGACCTTCACGGTCAAGGCCCCCTACGCGTACGGCACGCTCAAGGGAGAGCACGGCACGCACCGGCTGGTCCGGATCAGCCCGTTCGACAACCAGGCCCGGCGGCAGACCTCGTTCGCCGGGGTGGACGTGATGCCCGTCGTCGAGCAGACCGACGACATCGAGATCAACGAGGACGAGATCCGGATCGACGTCTACCGTTCGTCTGGCCCGGGCGGCCAGGGGGTGAACACCACCGACTCGGCGGTCCGGATCACCCACCTGCCCACGGGCATCGTGGTGTCGTGCCAGAACGAGCGGTCCCAGCTACAGAACCGGGCGACCGCGATGGCGGTGCTCAAGGCCAAGCTGCTCGAGCGGAAGCGTCAGGAGGAGGCTCAGGCGATGGCCGAGCTGCGTGGCGAGACCACGACCTCCTGGGGCACGCAGATCCGTAACTATGTGCTGCATCCGTACCAGATCGTCAAGGATCTGCGCACGGGTGTGGAGTCCGGCAACCCGACCGCGGTGCTCGACGGCGATCTCGACCAGTTCATCGAGGCCGAGATCCGCTGGCTGCGCCGCCAGGAGGCGAGCAAGGAAGAGAAGCAGGAGAACAAGGGATGA
- the ftsE gene encoding cell division ATP-binding protein FtsE, with protein sequence MIHFDNVTKVYPNQSRPALDRVTLDIGKGEFVFLVGPSGSGKSTFLRLILREEKPDSGTIHVAGKDLSRLSNFKVPHLRRRIGCVFQDFRLLPNKNVYENVAFALEVIGKPRRFIRKVVPEVIELVGLEGKAHRMPHELSGGEQQRVAMARAFVNRPMILLADEPTGNIDPATSIGIMKVLDRINRTGTTVLMATHDAAIVDSMRKRVVELEDGKIVRDQSRGVYGQAY encoded by the coding sequence GTGATCCATTTCGATAATGTCACCAAGGTCTACCCGAACCAAAGCCGACCAGCCCTCGACCGCGTGACGCTCGACATCGGCAAGGGCGAGTTCGTCTTCCTGGTCGGCCCATCAGGGTCAGGGAAGTCCACATTCCTCCGGTTGATCCTTAGGGAGGAGAAGCCGGATTCCGGCACGATTCATGTCGCCGGAAAGGACCTGTCGCGGCTGTCCAACTTCAAGGTTCCGCACCTGCGACGCCGGATCGGCTGTGTTTTCCAGGACTTCCGGCTGCTGCCCAACAAGAACGTCTACGAGAACGTCGCGTTCGCACTCGAGGTCATCGGGAAGCCTCGCAGGTTCATCCGGAAAGTGGTCCCCGAGGTGATCGAACTGGTGGGGCTCGAGGGCAAGGCGCATCGCATGCCCCATGAGCTTTCCGGTGGTGAGCAGCAGCGGGTGGCCATGGCCCGCGCCTTCGTCAACCGGCCCATGATCCTGCTGGCCGACGAGCCGACCGGGAACATCGACCCCGCCACCAGCATCGGAATCATGAAGGTGCTGGACCGGATCAACCGGACTGGGACCACGGTCCTCATGGCGACCCACGATGCCGCCATCGTCGACTCCATGCGCAAACGCGTCGTGGAGCTGGAGGACGGCAAGATCGTCCGTGACCAGTCGCGCGGCGTGTACGGCCAGGCGTATTAG
- the ftsX gene encoding permease-like cell division protein FtsX: MRAAFIFSEVWIGLRRNITMTIAVIVTVAVGMALLGVALMINSQVMSLTGYWANKVEISVYLCSKNSSFPACRNRGAATEEEKARLKQTIESLPDVERVEFEDQTQAYKNFQATETNRLLLSITSVEDMPESFRVKLKDPEKANAVQEALTGQPGVSNIVNQRELLQSLFGFMGKLRNMALGVAILMLIAATLLIGNTVRLSAYNRRRETAIMRLVGASNLYIQLPFVMEGLIAGLIGGVLAAVLLIITKILIFEGIQMYMAAPLSWNTVAVIIFVTMAVGVVICVLASFITLRRYLRV; this comes from the coding sequence ATGCGGGCAGCTTTCATCTTCTCCGAGGTCTGGATAGGCCTGCGGCGGAACATCACGATGACCATCGCGGTGATCGTGACCGTCGCCGTCGGCATGGCGCTGCTCGGCGTCGCGCTGATGATCAATTCCCAGGTCATGTCCCTGACCGGCTACTGGGCGAACAAGGTCGAGATCTCGGTCTACCTGTGCAGCAAGAACTCGTCCTTCCCCGCCTGCCGGAACAGGGGCGCGGCCACCGAGGAGGAGAAGGCCCGGCTCAAGCAAACGATCGAGAGCCTGCCCGACGTGGAGCGGGTCGAGTTCGAGGACCAGACCCAGGCCTACAAGAACTTCCAGGCGACCGAGACCAACCGGCTCCTGCTGTCGATCACCAGCGTGGAGGACATGCCGGAGTCGTTCCGGGTCAAGCTCAAGGACCCGGAGAAGGCGAACGCCGTTCAGGAGGCACTGACCGGGCAGCCCGGGGTGTCGAACATCGTCAACCAACGGGAGCTGCTCCAGTCGCTGTTCGGCTTCATGGGGAAGCTGAGGAACATGGCCCTCGGCGTGGCGATCCTCATGTTGATCGCGGCGACGCTGCTGATCGGCAATACCGTGCGCCTGTCCGCCTATAACCGGCGCCGGGAAACGGCGATCATGCGGCTGGTCGGCGCCTCCAACCTCTACATCCAGCTGCCCTTCGTCATGGAGGGCCTGATCGCAGGGCTCATCGGCGGCGTGCTCGCCGCGGTCCTGCTGATCATCACGAAGATCCTCATCTTCGAGGGCATCCAGATGTACATGGCGGCCCCGCTGAGCTGGAACACGGTCGCCGTGATCATCTTCGTGACCATGGCGGTGGGCGTGGTGATCTGTGTGCTCGCCTCGTTCATCACGCTCCGCCGCTACCTGCGCGTGTGA
- the smpB gene encoding SsrA-binding protein SmpB, translating into MPRETGRKLIAQNRRAKHDYFIEDTYEAGIVLTGTEVKSLRAGRANLTEGYATVKDGEVWLINVHIPEYSHGTWTNHAPRRTRKLLLHRKEIAKLEAVLKERGLTLVPLSLYFKDGKAKVEIGVARGKKSYDKRQALLEKQAKREMARAMSNALRRRGGR; encoded by the coding sequence ATGCCACGTGAGACCGGGCGCAAGCTGATCGCGCAGAACAGGCGTGCGAAGCACGACTACTTCATCGAGGACACGTACGAGGCCGGCATCGTGCTGACCGGGACGGAGGTCAAGTCGCTGCGCGCGGGCAGGGCCAACCTCACCGAGGGGTACGCCACCGTGAAGGACGGTGAGGTCTGGCTGATCAACGTGCACATCCCGGAGTACAGCCACGGCACGTGGACCAACCACGCGCCGCGCCGGACCCGGAAGCTCCTCCTGCACCGCAAGGAGATCGCCAAGCTGGAGGCGGTGCTCAAGGAGCGCGGTCTCACCCTGGTCCCGCTCTCGCTGTACTTCAAGGACGGCAAGGCCAAGGTCGAGATCGGCGTCGCCCGGGGTAAGAAGAGCTACGACAAGCGGCAGGCCCTGCTGGAGAAGCAGGCCAAGCGGGAGATGGCCCGGGCCATGTCGAACGCCCTCCGCCGCCGGGGAGGCCGCTAG
- a CDS encoding penicillin-binding transpeptidase domain-containing protein — MSAHARAVRAALALGLAVPLLTGCLEESSPHEAVREFLVGWQTGDYASAARRADANPATVRKALADAKQQLDAASIRFSIKGITRDGDTARADFHAEVDLGENTPLWEYDGSLPLRLVGGRWKVRWSPSVIHPDLRPGQRFAVATKPQGRQPILDRHGDPLQNETVLYVAGVYPAEIKDPERLCGELSRVTGFAQDRLLSRIRSAPPKDFVALATFGRTKYAQIHQRLRAIQGIRIVTDNAPVAPKSPTQIVGRVSAITPEAEQALGGPQRAGDSFGREGLQRAYQDQLTGTTETSVVILDAQTGRQIKELQAWRPVRKPTPVQTTIDSRLQSAADAAVVGPRPAALVAVQASTGHVLAVATNQLHQERDALAGRYPAGSVFSIVAADALLRSGFNPEQRVPCTPERSVGGARFQEPGVLTLQTPTFRTDFAQGCVTALASLARRVDGEAIRVTAARYGIGVDWELPLRTFSGSLPRADSDAAVARIIAGQTVQVSPLAMALVAAAVNTGTWRPPVLVTSPSTLPEPSSDGARRPEAQPVRLDPGTVTKLRELMRAGVTSGMARAAAAPGGAVHGVAGLADHIEGKKRTSLSWFVGWQGDVAVAVMAASDDKSAAAAIAGSFFRNARVRL, encoded by the coding sequence GTGTCCGCCCACGCGAGAGCCGTACGGGCAGCGCTCGCCTTGGGACTGGCCGTACCCCTGCTCACCGGGTGCCTGGAAGAGTCGTCCCCGCACGAGGCGGTGCGCGAGTTCCTCGTCGGCTGGCAGACGGGGGACTACGCGAGCGCCGCGCGCCGCGCCGACGCGAATCCGGCCACCGTACGGAAGGCGCTGGCGGACGCCAAGCAGCAGCTCGACGCCGCCTCGATCCGGTTCTCGATCAAGGGGATCACGCGGGACGGCGACACCGCCCGGGCCGACTTCCACGCCGAGGTGGATCTCGGGGAGAACACCCCGCTGTGGGAGTACGACGGCAGCCTGCCGCTCCGCCTGGTCGGCGGGCGGTGGAAGGTCCGGTGGTCGCCGAGCGTGATCCACCCCGACCTGCGCCCGGGGCAGCGCTTCGCCGTGGCGACCAAGCCGCAGGGGCGGCAGCCGATCCTCGACCGCCACGGCGATCCGCTCCAGAACGAGACCGTCCTCTACGTGGCCGGCGTCTACCCGGCGGAGATCAAGGACCCGGAGCGGCTCTGCGGGGAGCTCTCCCGGGTCACCGGGTTCGCCCAGGACCGCCTGCTCAGCCGGATCCGCTCCGCGCCGCCGAAGGACTTCGTCGCCCTCGCGACGTTCGGGCGGACCAAGTACGCGCAGATCCACCAGCGGCTCCGGGCGATCCAGGGCATCCGGATCGTCACGGACAACGCCCCGGTCGCGCCGAAGTCGCCCACTCAGATCGTCGGCCGGGTGAGCGCGATCACCCCCGAGGCCGAGCAGGCGCTCGGCGGGCCCCAGCGGGCCGGCGACTCCTTCGGCCGGGAAGGGCTGCAACGGGCCTACCAGGACCAGCTCACCGGCACGACCGAGACGAGCGTGGTCATCCTCGACGCCCAGACCGGGCGCCAGATCAAGGAGCTTCAGGCCTGGCGGCCGGTGCGCAAGCCCACCCCGGTGCAGACGACGATCGACAGCCGGCTGCAGAGCGCCGCGGACGCGGCCGTGGTCGGCCCCCGGCCGGCGGCGCTCGTCGCGGTCCAGGCCTCGACCGGGCACGTCCTCGCGGTCGCCACGAACCAGCTCCACCAGGAGCGGGACGCGCTCGCCGGGCGGTACCCGGCCGGGTCGGTCTTCTCGATCGTGGCGGCCGACGCGCTGCTGAGGTCCGGCTTCAACCCGGAGCAGCGGGTGCCGTGCACCCCTGAGCGCTCGGTCGGCGGCGCCCGGTTCCAGGAGCCGGGGGTCCTCACCCTGCAGACGCCCACCTTCCGCACCGACTTCGCCCAGGGGTGCGTCACCGCGCTCGCCTCGCTCGCCCGGCGGGTCGACGGCGAGGCGATCCGCGTCACCGCGGCGCGGTACGGCATCGGCGTGGACTGGGAGCTCCCCCTCCGCACGTTCAGCGGCAGCCTGCCCCGGGCGGACAGCGACGCCGCGGTCGCCCGCATCATCGCGGGCCAGACGGTCCAGGTGAGCCCGCTCGCGATGGCCCTCGTCGCCGCCGCGGTGAACACGGGCACGTGGCGTCCCCCGGTCCTGGTCACCTCGCCGTCCACCCTCCCGGAGCCCTCGTCCGACGGGGCGCGGCGGCCCGAGGCGCAGCCGGTGCGGCTCGACCCGGGGACCGTGACGAAGCTGCGCGAGCTCATGCGCGCCGGGGTCACCTCCGGCATGGCCCGCGCCGCGGCCGCGCCCGGGGGCGCCGTGCACGGCGTGGCCGGGCTCGCCGACCACATCGAGGGGAAGAAGCGCACCAGCCTGTCGTGGTTCGTGGGCTGGCAGGGCGATGTGGCCGTGGCCGTGATGGCCGCGAGCGACGACAAGTCGGCCGCCGCGGCGATCGCCGGGAGCTTCTTCCGGAACGCGCGCGTCCGGTTGTGA
- a CDS encoding GntR family transcriptional regulator yields the protein MVGPGGRVVVRRAIPTEPAVRGSASLFLTEAARQGVRADRRMLYVGPEPAPAHVAEALRVEPGTEVIARRKLLLAEGVPVRVATSFLRLDLFGGTALSRPGFLTPSLQAAIEALGHRFGRAEEYLIARPATGTEAETLELGAGEWVVQILRTSYSADDTPIHALETVCAASRHVFPITQVSGADEF from the coding sequence GTGGTCGGGCCAGGCGGGCGTGTGGTGGTGCGGCGCGCGATCCCCACCGAGCCGGCCGTCCGGGGATCGGCGTCGCTCTTCCTGACCGAGGCGGCCCGGCAGGGGGTCCGCGCCGACCGGCGGATGCTCTACGTCGGCCCGGAGCCCGCGCCCGCGCACGTCGCCGAGGCGCTGCGGGTCGAACCGGGCACCGAGGTGATCGCCCGGCGCAAGCTGCTGCTCGCCGAGGGCGTTCCGGTGCGGGTCGCCACCAGCTTCCTCCGCCTCGACCTGTTCGGCGGCACGGCGCTGAGCCGGCCCGGCTTCCTCACCCCCAGCCTGCAGGCCGCGATCGAGGCGCTCGGCCACCGGTTCGGCCGCGCCGAGGAGTACCTGATCGCCCGCCCGGCCACCGGAACCGAGGCGGAGACGCTCGAGCTCGGCGCCGGCGAGTGGGTGGTCCAGATCCTGCGGACGAGCTACTCGGCCGACGACACCCCGATCCACGCGCTGGAGACCGTCTGCGCCGCCTCCCGCCACGTCTTCCCGATCACCCAGGTGAGCGGGGCGGACGAGTTCTGA
- a CDS encoding S1C family serine protease, with the protein MSAWTVAAALLIGATGCQADADGGDAAGEATSATQVTTPAPTSAALLPEPPAEVSALQSRYEQVIKAVLPSIVQVTTSESLGSGVVFDAEGHIITNAHVLGRAREAEVTLATGGEPKRAELVNLFPAGDLAVLKVADPSGLTPARFGRSSEVQVGQIVLALGNPLGYSGSVTQGIVSALGRTVSAPAQNGLPGATIIDAIQTSAPINRGNSGGALVDLRGQVVGIPTLAAVDPQLGAAPGIGFAIPSDTAVDIARQIIQHGKVVNSRRAALGISAGTAIDLFGNPTGVLVSAVTPGGAADRAGIRPGDVILSINGRPTRTSYTLSQILATYKPGETVRVELRRAFGRTTTVEVTLEELPS; encoded by the coding sequence TTGTCAGCGTGGACCGTGGCGGCGGCGTTGCTCATCGGCGCCACCGGATGCCAGGCCGATGCGGACGGCGGCGACGCCGCGGGCGAGGCCACCTCCGCCACGCAGGTCACCACGCCCGCGCCCACCTCTGCCGCCCTCCTCCCCGAGCCGCCCGCGGAGGTGAGCGCGCTGCAGAGCCGGTACGAGCAGGTGATCAAGGCCGTGCTCCCATCGATCGTGCAGGTCACCACGTCCGAGTCCCTCGGCTCCGGCGTGGTGTTCGACGCCGAGGGCCACATCATCACCAACGCCCACGTGCTCGGCCGGGCGCGCGAGGCCGAGGTCACGCTCGCCACCGGCGGGGAGCCCAAACGGGCGGAGCTGGTGAACCTCTTCCCCGCCGGCGACCTCGCGGTGCTCAAGGTCGCCGACCCCAGCGGGCTCACCCCGGCCCGGTTCGGCCGCTCCTCCGAGGTCCAGGTGGGCCAGATCGTGCTGGCGCTGGGCAACCCGCTCGGCTACTCCGGCAGCGTCACCCAGGGCATCGTCTCGGCCCTCGGCCGTACCGTCTCGGCGCCCGCGCAGAACGGCCTCCCGGGCGCGACCATCATCGACGCCATCCAGACCTCGGCGCCGATCAACCGCGGCAACAGCGGCGGCGCGCTCGTCGACCTGCGCGGGCAGGTGGTCGGCATCCCCACGCTCGCCGCGGTCGACCCCCAGCTCGGCGCGGCCCCGGGCATCGGCTTCGCCATCCCGAGCGACACCGCCGTCGACATCGCCCGGCAGATCATCCAGCACGGCAAGGTGGTCAACTCCCGCCGGGCGGCGCTCGGCATCAGCGCGGGCACGGCGATCGACCTGTTCGGCAACCCCACCGGCGTGCTGGTCAGCGCGGTCACTCCCGGCGGCGCCGCCGATCGGGCGGGGATCCGGCCGGGCGACGTGATCCTCAGCATCAACGGCCGGCCCACCCGGACCTCGTACACGCTCTCCCAGATCCTCGCCACCTACAAGCCGGGGGAGACGGTGCGGGTGGAGCTGCGCCGCGCCTTCGGCCGGACCACCACCGTCGAGGTCACCCTGGAGGAGCTCCCCTCGTGA
- a CDS encoding acyl-CoA dehydrogenase, giving the protein MAIGLSEEHRALRESVLGWAERTIPAEAVRGVVGALTESAEEKRPAFWTGLAEQGLLGLHIPEEHGGSGYGLLETAVVIEALAERVAPGPYVPTVFASAAIAASEAKAKEQLLPGLADGSLIGAVALTGSIRGVREGGELKISGTAEPVIGGGVADVLVLPVSADGGEEWVAIDAAQATITPVRPLDLTRGVAKVEVDGLAVPAERVLTGLDRTEVRNLAAILFGADAVGVAAWCVRSAADYAKVRVQFGRPIGQFQGIKHKLAWMLVALEQARATVWDAARATGGAEREYAAAIAGVIAPDAAVRCAKDAIQTFGGIGYTFEHDAHLYYRRALTIRAALGRSAEWSERVAELALQGVTREMKIELPEEAEALRETIRAELAEIAKLEGVEQRRALAKAGFVMPHLPRPWGRDASPLEQVLIHQELRAAKIKPPQLIIGAWVVPSIAVYGTPEQQERFLPPTLSGEMVWCQLFSEPGAGSDLASLQLKAEKVEGGWKLNGQKIWTSFAQYAEWGICIARTDPSKPKHDGITYFLVNMKSPGITVRPLVEMTGETLFNEVFFDDVFVPDDMVVGEVNDGWRVARNTLSNERVSLSSGSGGTGSSVPDLLGLVRRLGRELTPVERQDVARVVCEAHSINALALRVTLKQLAGTEPGADASVRKLVSTTHAQHVAEVAVNLLGPDAVAAADARLGDAGYWNRAVLATRAMTIYGGTTEVQLNIIGERLLGLPRDPEPGK; this is encoded by the coding sequence ATGGCGATAGGGCTCAGCGAGGAGCACCGAGCACTCCGGGAGTCGGTGCTCGGATGGGCGGAGCGCACGATCCCGGCCGAGGCGGTGCGCGGCGTCGTCGGCGCGCTCACGGAGTCGGCGGAGGAGAAGCGCCCCGCGTTCTGGACCGGCCTCGCCGAACAGGGCCTGCTCGGCCTGCACATCCCCGAGGAGCACGGCGGCTCCGGGTACGGCCTGCTCGAGACGGCGGTCGTGATCGAGGCGCTCGCCGAGCGGGTCGCGCCGGGTCCGTACGTGCCGACCGTCTTCGCCAGCGCGGCGATCGCCGCCTCGGAGGCGAAGGCGAAGGAGCAACTGCTGCCCGGCCTCGCCGACGGCTCACTGATCGGCGCGGTCGCCCTCACCGGATCGATCCGCGGGGTCCGCGAGGGCGGCGAGCTCAAGATCAGCGGTACCGCTGAGCCCGTGATCGGCGGCGGCGTCGCCGACGTCCTCGTGCTGCCCGTGTCGGCCGACGGGGGAGAGGAGTGGGTGGCGATCGACGCCGCCCAGGCCACGATCACCCCGGTCCGGCCGCTCGACCTCACCCGCGGGGTGGCGAAGGTGGAGGTCGACGGCCTCGCCGTACCCGCCGAGCGCGTCCTGACCGGCCTCGACCGGACCGAGGTGCGCAACCTCGCCGCGATCCTGTTCGGCGCCGACGCCGTCGGGGTCGCCGCCTGGTGCGTCCGGTCCGCGGCCGACTACGCCAAGGTGCGGGTCCAGTTCGGCCGCCCGATCGGGCAGTTCCAGGGCATCAAGCACAAGCTCGCCTGGATGCTCGTGGCGCTGGAGCAGGCGCGGGCCACGGTGTGGGACGCCGCCCGCGCCACCGGCGGCGCGGAGCGGGAGTACGCGGCCGCGATCGCCGGCGTGATCGCCCCGGACGCCGCGGTCCGGTGCGCCAAGGACGCGATCCAGACCTTCGGCGGCATCGGGTACACCTTCGAGCACGACGCGCACCTCTACTACCGGCGCGCCCTCACCATCCGGGCCGCGCTCGGCCGGTCGGCCGAGTGGTCCGAGCGGGTCGCCGAGCTCGCGCTCCAGGGCGTCACCCGGGAGATGAAGATCGAGCTCCCCGAGGAGGCGGAGGCGCTGCGCGAGACCATCCGCGCCGAGCTCGCCGAGATCGCGAAGCTCGAGGGGGTCGAGCAGCGCCGCGCGCTGGCCAAGGCCGGCTTCGTCATGCCGCACCTGCCCCGGCCGTGGGGCCGCGACGCCTCCCCGCTCGAGCAGGTGCTCATCCACCAGGAGCTCCGGGCGGCGAAGATCAAGCCGCCGCAGCTGATCATCGGGGCCTGGGTGGTGCCGTCGATCGCGGTGTACGGCACGCCCGAGCAGCAGGAGCGGTTCCTGCCGCCCACGCTCAGCGGCGAGATGGTCTGGTGCCAGCTCTTCTCCGAGCCGGGCGCCGGTTCCGACCTGGCCTCGCTGCAGCTCAAGGCCGAGAAGGTCGAGGGCGGCTGGAAGCTCAACGGCCAGAAGATCTGGACCTCGTTCGCGCAGTACGCCGAGTGGGGCATCTGCATCGCCCGCACCGACCCGTCCAAGCCCAAGCACGACGGCATCACGTACTTCCTCGTGAACATGAAGTCCCCGGGGATCACGGTGCGCCCGCTGGTCGAGATGACCGGGGAGACCCTGTTCAACGAGGTCTTCTTCGACGACGTGTTCGTGCCCGACGACATGGTCGTCGGCGAGGTGAACGACGGCTGGCGGGTGGCGCGGAACACGCTCTCCAACGAGCGGGTGTCGCTCTCCTCCGGCTCGGGCGGCACCGGATCGTCCGTGCCCGACCTGCTCGGCCTGGTGCGCCGGCTCGGCCGTGAGCTCACCCCGGTCGAGCGGCAGGACGTGGCGCGGGTGGTCTGCGAGGCCCACTCGATCAACGCGCTCGCGCTGCGGGTCACCCTCAAGCAGCTCGCCGGCACCGAGCCGGGCGCCGACGCGTCGGTGCGGAAGCTCGTCTCCACCACGCACGCGCAGCACGTGGCCGAGGTTGCGGTGAACCTGCTCGGCCCGGACGCGGTCGCCGCGGCCGACGCCAGGCTCGGCGACGCCGGCTACTGGAACCGGGCCGTGCTCGCCACCCGGGCGATGACCATCTACGGCGGCACCACCGAGGTGCAGCTCAACATCATCGGCGAGCGCCTGCTCGGCCTGCCGCGCGACCCGGAGCCGGGCAAGTAA
- a CDS encoding glycosyltransferase family 4 protein, with product MVAPGAKAAPPNLASPPEPPPEQRQRPTLAPGHGDADAGHAAGPDAPLRGLTVALCNFREPSQTVAGGAEVFAWQVASYLVGQGATVYFLTSREPGQPRAERRDGIELRRMGNRYLVYLLVPLWLLLRRRRIDAAIDCMNGIPFFTPLVLRRRTRIICVVHHVHRLQFYAFFPRWLARIGCFIEGPVARLLYRKRTTVTISESSKRELRERLRWLAPIEVVHNGSPAVRPIASLPVSGDPAIVYVGRLVGHKHVDRVVELAAELAAKRPGLHVHVVGRGPEYDRLAERARRPDVAGRVHLHGYLPEAEKNAIVSGARLNVTASEFEGWGLTVIEAAALGIPTVAYDVPGLRDSVRDGVTGWLVKEGERLADVVDRALEELSDPQVRERMSRACRMWAQEFTWGKTGATIAALITAKLDETSREKS from the coding sequence GTGGTCGCACCGGGTGCGAAGGCAGCGCCGCCCAATCTCGCCTCTCCCCCCGAACCTCCCCCAGAGCAACGCCAACGGCCCACGCTCGCCCCAGGCCACGGCGATGCGGACGCGGGGCACGCGGCCGGGCCCGACGCCCCGCTGCGCGGCCTCACGGTGGCCCTGTGCAACTTCCGCGAGCCGTCCCAGACCGTCGCCGGAGGCGCGGAGGTCTTCGCCTGGCAGGTCGCGTCGTACCTGGTCGGCCAGGGCGCGACCGTCTACTTCCTCACCAGCCGGGAGCCCGGCCAGCCGCGGGCGGAGCGCCGCGACGGCATCGAGCTCCGCCGGATGGGCAACCGCTACCTGGTCTACCTGCTCGTCCCGCTCTGGCTGCTCCTCCGGCGCCGGCGGATCGACGCGGCGATCGACTGCATGAACGGCATCCCGTTCTTCACCCCGCTCGTCCTGCGCCGCCGGACCAGGATCATCTGCGTCGTGCACCACGTGCACCGACTGCAGTTCTACGCCTTCTTCCCCCGGTGGCTGGCCCGGATCGGGTGCTTCATCGAAGGGCCGGTCGCCCGGCTGCTCTACCGCAAGCGCACCACGGTCACGATCTCCGAGTCCTCCAAGCGGGAGCTGCGCGAGCGGCTCCGGTGGCTCGCCCCGATCGAGGTGGTCCACAACGGCAGCCCGGCGGTCCGCCCGATCGCCTCCCTCCCGGTGAGCGGCGACCCCGCCATCGTCTACGTCGGCCGGCTCGTCGGCCACAAGCACGTGGACCGGGTGGTGGAGCTCGCCGCCGAGCTCGCGGCCAAGCGCCCGGGGCTCCACGTGCACGTGGTCGGCCGCGGACCCGAGTACGACCGGCTCGCCGAGCGGGCCCGCCGGCCCGACGTGGCCGGGCGGGTGCACCTCCACGGCTACCTCCCCGAGGCGGAGAAGAACGCGATCGTCAGCGGCGCCCGGCTCAACGTCACCGCGTCCGAGTTCGAGGGCTGGGGCCTCACCGTGATCGAGGCCGCGGCGCTCGGGATCCCCACGGTCGCCTACGACGTCCCCGGGCTGCGCGACTCGGTGCGGGACGGCGTCACCGGCTGGCTGGTCAAGGAGGGGGAGCGGCTCGCCGACGTGGTGGACCGGGCGCTGGAGGAGCTCTCCGACCCCCAGGTGCGCGAGCGCATGTCCCGGGCTTGCCGGATGTGGGCCCAGGAGTTCACCTGGGGTAAGACCGGCGCTACGATAGCCGCTCTGATCACCGCGAAATTGGACGAAACGTCTAGAGAGAAGTCCTGA